Below is a window of Desulfobacterales bacterium DNA.
CTTACTTTTAATATTAAAATTACAAACCAAGTTCCTAAATTTGTTGTTATTGATGAAACTCGGCTAAAGCAAATTCTTTTTAACCTCATTGGAAATTCATTTAAGTTTACCGAACAAGGAATTATTACCCTTAAAGTTGATGGACAACAAAAACAAGATCAAAAAAAAGAAATTGATTTATTTTTTGAGGTAATTGACACAGGTATCGGAATCCCTAAAAAGCAACAGCAAATAATTTTTGAAGCTTTCAAGCAGCAGAACGGGCAAAGCACTCGTAAATATGGGGGGACTGGCCTTGGATTAACTATAACTAAAAAGTTAATTGAAATCATGAATGGAGCAATCACCGTAGAAAGTGAGACTCAAAAAGGTTCTATTTTTAAATTCTTTTTACCGGATATTAAAATAGTTGAAGAAATAGTTGAAATTAAAGAAAGATCAGACGAATGGTCTCAAGTTATATTTGAAAATCCAGTTATTTTACTATTTGAAGACGTAGAATCAAATCAGGATATTGTGCGAGGTTACCTTGAAGATCATAATGTTACATTAGTTATTGCATGTAATGGAAAGGAAGGTATAGAGCTTGCTTTCAGCATCAAGCCAGATTTAATCCTGATGGATCTAATGATGCCTATTATGGATGGATATGAAGCTATCCGTTTTATTAAAAACAATAAAGATATATCTAATATTCCAATAATCGCATTAACCGCTTCGTCAGTCAGCAGAAATGAAGATCGGCTGAAATCTCAATGGGATGACTACCTCAGAAAACCTGTCAATCAAAAGCAGCTTATAAATACCCTATCT
It encodes the following:
- a CDS encoding response regulator, which codes for MAKSEFLANMSHEIRTPMNAILGFADLLKGHILEPKYKKYLNGILSGGKTLLSLINDILDLSKIESGKMELCPEPSDIHSIINDFQNMFCVIKKEKNLTFNIKITNQVPKFVVIDETRLKQILFNLIGNSFKFTEQGIITLKVDGQQKQDQKKEIDLFFEVIDTGIGIPKKQQQIIFEAFKQQNGQSTRKYGGTGLGLTITKKLIEIMNGAITVESETQKGSIFKFFLPDIKIVEEIVEIKERSDEWSQVIFENPVILLFEDVESNQDIVRGYLEDHNVTLVIACNGKEGIELAFSIKPDLILMDLMMPIMDGYEAIRFIKNNKDISNIPIIALTASSVSRNEDRLKSQWDDYLRKPVNQKQLINTLSKFLPHQTKKQIYKVIELAPLEFDKLSKSDMDSLKAKFIPLWKTVAQLMCNDDILNFANQLIDYSKNIRHNYLESYAMDLYNSAKSYDIDNMTEQFNDFPNIIQKYEEE